Part of the Spinacia oleracea cultivar Varoflay chromosome 5, BTI_SOV_V1, whole genome shotgun sequence genome, ttgattttaattgtctAGTTTAACCTAGACTTGGAGAACTGCTACTTGCTCCCCACTGATTGTGGAATTTTGTAGATAATTTTACAGGTTATTTTCCTAGCTTATTTGGGCTTGGCTTGGACTTGGGCTTCGAGTGAGAATTAAACAATTGgagtttatttatttaaactttctatttattttatttgaagttATGTTTTAACTCATTTGAGAATTTATCTTCATTACTTTTTATTTGATGTTGTTGGTTTGACCATTTAGTTTTTAAACCCTTCTTTATTGTAGTAGTGACAATCTCAGAAGACGGTATTTCTGCCACCGGCAATTTAAATATCACTTTTATTCCGTATTTTCTATGTTAGAATTTCTGGGTTGTTACAGTTGCACATGAAATTTGGCTAAGGAACTTCATTGGTGaggttggtgtagtcccctccattaaggACCAATAGTTCTCTATTGTAATAATAACATAGCTATTGCCCAGGCCAAacagcctagacaccaccagagagtcaagcatgtacttcgtagatttcaccttctacgagaattcgttgaaagaaaagaagtcgagataagtaaGAATGGAACTGATTACAATATCTCATATCCATTGACAAAACCTCTGCCgtaagcgaagcacaactcacacactacagctatgggaatcaaactTATAGGAAGTTTGATGTCTTTTGAATGTTTTTAagtttttagagtttaaatactttgtaaaaaaatttggttaatcattcatagaaatgaataatttcatttttccatataattttgtggtttattaaatgatgagtcctttcaatttgaaaaaatattcaagatagattgtcaggaccagtcatgtgactaagaaacgtctatcaagtaaacttgaatgtcaaaagttgaaaatggtccatggtcgaaagttttctataaagatggacgcatagaaaatgttagatgactggaatgcaagaggactagtagttctgtttcttgaaccaTGTGGAcgtggcaatgtcgtaatcatttgcatggatacttacttgataagattagtatcggaaaGGCCTATGAAACTTtcttgtaagagatgaaaatctttcataagtaaagTTCATAaacttattagacactaatcctcaatacctgagtgattgagattacttgtttgagaactacttACTTtgaccgtcgcaccgtaaaaggagactataacgacaATGCTCAGTTAACCACCTATCAAActaagtctaacctcaagatcgcaatattgggattgtcctcccacaaaTTGGGAAGAGATGCCAAAAGTTGTGCAAGGTCACttagagagctagaaactgtaaaatgcatggtcatcctcagatgaatcatatgctatgattatctgtttatttgatcagttgaaatttgacaccgagaaatacttctagacgtaataaggatgaccagtcttaccttatgttcatgagcaagcatcaagcgacaaaggaattaggaaatgcacagttgtccctaaggacaagtgggagactgaaaaaaatatgtccttggtccaagtttgcatttaatgcatttattgctaagtctaataaatggggttcagtattaattaagaaagataattattcagtgagatcaagtgatctaaatgcctagctagaagcctcttcaattcaagtggaattaatattattaatgccacaacttactcttgactgaactcgtatggtcacacaaatagtacgtgaacggatcaagtatctaggtgaatattatattaagtaaatactctaataatgGATGTTCAGAAATGATGGATGGttatttcagtgggagctaaataAACCATCAAAAAGCAAGACAATAATATTTGTCGGAAAAGAAAATATGGTTCTgggagggggtcgaaaaagcacgaggctaatgcgtgaccttgtccctcgtgggtgtgacgattctttttattcaatcaagtgtaattggattccctgtgagtatacacccaactgactagtaatataggagtcgccattcagtttttaacgacaatgagaaaaactgacaaaacccggttatcgtgacataaagggagtgcaattatgtttgaccacgacggccgtaggttcccttgtgatccctggtgtggggatctctcaatatacacccgcaaggtagagattgagggttcgggggactgtaactaccgagaggagtacttcgctcgtcgataactccagaggcaggatatccttactagctcagcataaataattgaagggacatgcgttaactattaaactaatctgagttgattttagcaatatgcaacatataatactaattcgatcgtgattatctgatttaaatagcattaagggacctagcatgataatccgatttcccaaaaatatcatatttgttaggcgtgatagaacaatcagattaggttagtataacagttcataaaaagggcgaggaaagcagttaaatcatcgaaaagggacacattacgacgcacccttgagaggtgcgtcacggttctcagaaaactaaccactttgactttgctatttctcctttttatttaacgaatctcaattatgggacaggatacgttctgtttgatttatggatcgattgcgacagaacgcgtgaacagtttcgcagcgagaggcttaggctaagggttggagtcaatactcagaatataattgtgtgttgttgtctccttttcacgtcgaatttaggggcctatttatagggaagagttcgtggaaagatagaattgcagagttctaatccacaaagaattaggaaaaaacacgtacccaggtattttcagcgcccaggcctgggcgccgaagatttcggcgcccagagccaggcgttgaaaatagggtctgggctgttttctttagtcagattcggattcctgaaatccgtagagtttgagattaattcgagtcttttagcgcgtatcaattttatgacggaatgcgtctgggcccgttacgaactctaggctcgttaggattttaattaatacgtaactcttatttctgaatcatattaggaataggattctcgcagttttctacctcatttaggatttatgttggaatgcaacacctaattctgacaggtttctatcttttatgatttgccacttttagaagctaccttttacggcagttactatttttagcaggtttccataaatagcaggtttcgggtgaaatgaaaaggggaattgagattcgtttatttcataggaggtgcgttgtcaagtggagatttacgtcttcatcatcgaacatttcccttgcgggaacggggacaaaagtaggtgtctacaggttcATATCgtgaatataaatattatcgaagtcaaAGATATTATCGGAAACATAAATGTccttcgtatcggaaaatattatcgaaattagaaatattgcaggaaaaggaaatatggtcggaatcagaaatattgtcggaataggaaatattatcggaaactgAAATATTGTTCAAGTCGgaaataattctggaatcggaaaacaaatcggaagcgcgacgagCGACAGGCCAACGCGCAAGCGCCGACCCATCGCTCGacgagccagcgcgcaaggcaacAGCACCGACGAGCATAAGGCTCAATACATCGGCGCCAGCGCGCAGGCCCATTGCCTAGCGTATGTGTGTGTTGGCCTGTGCTTGCTTGCTGCTAGCGCTGATGGGCCGCATGCAAAGCTTGGGCGCCAAGCTTGCTTACGTTGCAAGCAACATGAGCCACAAGCAAGCATGGTGGCCGACTTCCCTTAGGGTGTTTAGGGTTTTCGGATTTTTCCAAAAACTGCCTAAATTGCTTCTAGTTTTTGGCACTTTAGggttttcctatttcctatatATATGTGGTCTATGATCATAATATACATACGATGTTTTCATACTTTTTTCAATCACATGAAAGTGAGATCCCGAATTCATTATACCTTAGattaaatcctagttggttgaacctaaggcggatccaaacGTGCTGCGAACTTTCTACGGAGGAACGGTATTTGTAGCtctaacttgttcttgtacggttcgggagcagcaagGGAGGACAAGCATCATAAAGTATGTAACTGAAATTATGCttgattatgtgcatttaacATTGAATTTGGCAATTATGATTTTTTCGCATGACattggattgttcataacctatcAGAGACATCCCCAGGTTCTGTAAGCCTAACTACTTGTTCATTATACACGGATGAAATTCTATTAATACCCCTTCTCTGTTTGACAGAAGCAAAAAAACGTGTTGTTTAATTCGCCAAGGGAATTGAAAGCCACTTAATTCTAGACTTTTGTTTCAAAGCTGACTCTTGAACCTTCAACAACTTCTTCAAACTCTCAATACACGCCTTTCTCCTGTACATCCAAGTCTCTATTAATAGGATCACTTTGGGGCAAATATTGCACATTATTAAGATCAAGGCTAGCTGCCTCAATTCGCTGTTCAATGCCTGCCAActcttctttattttttttggttctactacgaggagttcccatcGCTTTTGGCGAATGGACTAATCTCCCGcaggagtttgcatgggtacctcgatgggcagcatccctcccagttgaagTTTTTTCCATTCTCAAGCCTCGAACCCGAGAACTTGGTTAAGaagcaagaggcccttaaccactcatgccaacctcaattggttgcCAACTCTTCTTTATTACTGCTTTAGAATTAGTCTCTTATTTTGGCAATGCCAAAactgtactccctccgtacttTTAGGAGTTACAGTTGACCGAAACAAGGATTTATGATTGTGAGTTAATTTTCTTATAATAATGATGCAAGTGGTGGATATCTTAATTATTTATGTAAATATTTAATAGTGGATGAATAATTTTATTGTGAGAAAATATGTTGTGAGTATGTGTGGGGAGCATAAGACAAagataaataataaacaatgaGGGAGTGGGGATCTTGAGTATAATATTTTAATGTAAAAGTTACTCTGTACtagctaaaaatagaaatgtacTCCGTAACTCCTAAAAATATACGACGAAATAGTATATGTACACACTCTGTAACTCTTTAAACAATACGTAGGGAGTAATATGTATACGTCACCAAATAATTAAATGTTTATTCTGGTGCCAGGTATTTAACCAAACACCGTAATAGTGATGCAAGTGGTGAATgtgtgaattatttattataaatatttGATAGTACGTGGATGAATAATTTATTTTGAGAAAATATGATGTGAACATGTGTGGAAACCATAAAAGAACGATAAATAATAAACAACTAGTGTGTGGTCCGGGTATTGACTTCTATTcggattttgtttttgtaatatGTGAACATATAGATAGTGTTGTCATCGACAGCGAATTACGGTGGTGACACAAGATTACTGGTCGATCAACAACTTTCCAAATATGAAATCCCACATTCGAAAATCATAACAAAGTCAAATCATTTTCTTCATCATTAGTTGATTTATTACTCAGCCTTCGTCAAAGTTTCCCCACTTACTCCTTATTACACTTTATTAAaacgttttttgtttttttgtttttgaggcTTAAGCTAGAAAATTAATAACTGTACGTTTATAAATTAAGTAAACATTCCCTcttattttccatttttttttggcattcacttttattcaatgtatTATTTAACGTCAAACAATCAAAAGAGTATATATGTTTATATAGAAAGATATAACATATATAAGTTGTgattggttaagatggtaggaAGTGTAACATTTAAAAAAGAAGTTGATGTTTGATCCTTGTTGCATGTTTTGATGCTAAATAATGGTGATGTGGCGTAATAATGATAGATATATGTGGCATGTATACGTAAATgtaaaagttactaaaaataaaatgtaagtcttaaaaaaatacggccgAAAATAGAATATTAACTCCTAAAAGCAtccggagggagtattatgttCATGgtaccaaaaataaaaatgttatTCCGATGCCGGGAATCGAACCCGGGTCTCCTGGGTGAAAGCCAGATATCCTAACCGCTGGACGACATCGGAATTGATGTTCAATATCGTAATCATATTGTATTTATTTGGTATCTTTATAGAAACAGAACCCTACTCGAATGACTGTGTCCCACCAAGACATCAAGTTAAAAGGGTCATTCCAAACCTTTCAGAATTTTACGTGGAGTGAACAAGATCGGTGAACCATGCAAGTTTATTAGTTTAACTTTGGTACACTTATAAATTTAACCATTAGTAATGTAATTATATTGTAGTAATAATGATATGAAATGGGGCCGATATTCCAGTTTGTTGTTCCACGTTAAAATCTATTTTTTCATCTGCTCTATAAACTAATGAACAATGCTCTTGCAAGTTCCAACAAAGAATAAGATGGCAATTGAAAAGATAACTTAAAGATACAAGTCAGGTATTAATTACTATAAGAGCTTCTTTATAGGATATCCTATTCCATATAtggaattaattattattttttttttggtgttagcacccggttcacccttagggctaatccagatttggggcgagttctgagtggataggttccagtcccctctcAATTGTTGTTATGAGGGGATCGAgcacgagttctccctaccaagttcagccttaatcaccactgaaccaacatgcAATTAGTAtatatggaattaattataagGACCTATTATTTTAATATCAACTTCGTATAAGAAGTCAGATATTTACATGTATGATCATATATATAACCCAGATAATATTGTTAGCATGCTCGAATTTGAGGTAAAGTAAAAGGCTTTCAAATAATGGTTTTCTGAAGGCCCACCCACCACCCTCTTCATCTCCATCTCCATCTCCATCTCCATCTCCATCTCCATTGCAGGAGAATGGTCGTCAGTCATGAGACACTCACCAAATAATGAATTGGTAGGAAACAAGATTTTGTATGAGACAATCTCACCATCGCAGTCGCAATCAGGTGACTGCTTGAGACTATTTAGCCCAAGACTAGGTTGCTCTTACGTTGTTAGTTTGTTACTTCATACCAAGTATGGGACAAAGGTTCCTACATATCCTATGTCACAATGTCTCATGTTCAGCAAACAATGCCAGGCGACCACATTAATTTATAGGAACTTAAAACATCAAAAATTCAATCAATAAAATGAATGGTTCATGTATGTGAATGTGAGTCATTCTTGACATGTTTCTTAATCTTAAATAAATAACAGTAACATAAACTAATTACAAGCAACATTAAGCTGCTATAAAGTATAGACCAATAATAATGATAGCTGAAAATCATATTAAACAAGAATACCCTTTTATTGTTTAACAGCAATGATCTGGGTAGTTAGTCAATAAGACATTGACCAACATTTTTTGGCCATTGCTTCCCATTCCAACAAGCCGATCCAACTTGttcaattttgaaataatacaaTACTTTGTACACCCCATAAACTCATTCAAGGTCATTGACTCGAGCAGAAATCCAGAAATCCCATGAACTCGTGATTGTTTATCATCTGAATGCTCTTCTCTGTCCCAATAACCCCTGCACATAtcaaatttcagaattttaaaTTTTGTAACAAATGACTCAAAGATCATCAAGGTATCTCTTTGGGATTTGTGTTATTGGAAGAAGAAATTACCCATCGTCAAAGCACTAGCAAAGATAACCCCAGAGAGGATGAAGACAATGAGGGAAGCCCGTCTAAGGAATGCAACAAGTTTCCTAACAAAATATTGTCCCCAGAAGCCAGCCATAAGTGAAACCGACATCAGGTACAAGGCTGCACATAAATTTCATTATCATTAGAATTACAATAGGACCACCACATTCAGAAAAAATAATCTACTCGTATTATTGAAACCGTATAAGGACTTTTATTTAGCTAATTTGGCATATATTGCGTGCTATTATTTTACTCATATGACATGCTGACACCAGTGTTTCGTTTCTTATCTTCTTCTCCAACCACATGCTAGATTTCACAAGTTAAAACGATTCTAAAATTATGGTCCAAATAACAGAATTTGCCTGATAGATGTTGTAGATTAAACTTAAGATTAGGAACCTACCAAATGTAATTGGGAACCTATCGAGGAAGTAAAACTCCACCACAGACAAGGACGACGAGAACAGCATCACAAATGTTGCTGTTGCACTAGCCACCTatcattataaaacatgaaCTGAATTAAAGACAAGTAAAATCAGATTAAACAAATTTACTACAGAGCTCAAACACATCACCGACGTTCACTGTTTCTCCGGAATTCACAAGTTTTACAAAAGAAAAACTGCTATCAACATATGTTTCACAATCAGAGGTACCGGTGTGAAAGTATACATAGTAAATCTGGTAAAAGGTCTGCAAGAACTACAGCTTTTACAAGGTTTCGTCAACAACTAGGGATCACTATTAGGGTATTTATACAACCAAGTTAGACGTAAATGTTACTATAGGGTCACACCTCCTAATAAAGGTGGGGTACTATACATATGGAACACATAAATAGCCATTTCTGTTTACATGAGCGATTAATGCCTACAAATTGACATATAGGATTAATAACCCTTCCAAGTGTTCAACTTATCACCCCATAAAATCTGGGATAAACTTCCGGAAAATTACCCCATAAGTTGACAACTAGTCCTATCAAGGCCTCTTATGTCACAAGCCACATGGGCTCATGGCTGCTTCAGATCAGAGTCAAAGGGGAATCAAACTGGCAAATGCTAAAACATATTAaccaattaataataaataattgtgTCTAGGAGACTATGATAGATACTACAGTGATCTGAAAGTAATCAAACTTTACGCAAAATACAATAATGATAATATTAATGATTGGTATATACCTGAGGAATTACACCAATTTCAAGAAGTAGTGGACCCAGGATAAATCCACCTCCAGATCCCAGAAGACCACCAACAGTCCCTCCAAGCAGACCACAAAGTGCACAGAAGGATAAGGTGATGGGTGTAAACTCGATGGAAGCTTCGCAAACTGACTCAGTGTTACCAGCTATCTTCCTTTTCTTGCCTTCTTCATATAATTTCAGTGCTTCATACCCAAAAACTCCAAAAGCTACAGGAAACTGCAGAAACAAGCGAAAGGGTACAAAATGAATTTGAATACTGATAATTGGAAGTGTTTAAAATTTAGACAAGCAGCACATGGAAAACATGTTCCACTGAAAAAATGCTCGGAATTGAATACCTGGATAAGATTAAGCACCCAATACCATGTGGTACAGGCTGCAACATCATTCTGTTGCACAATATATCAAAATTTGTAAGCCATGGATCACATAAAATTTGCAACTAATGAAATAAGTGCGGCAAAGAAGTAGCTAGCTTACCTTGAGGACTTGAAGGAGCACGAAGGAAACCCATACAATAACCATCAGCAATAATCTCTTCCATTTCAGATTAGAGCACATAATTTGCTGCATATGGTAGGATCAAATTAGGAATATATAGTTCCATTTCAGCTCTTACGAAAGAGAATTAACCAACAATCTAATAATTGATCATTTGGGTGCACAATGAAGTAATAAATTCATGGAAAACTGTTTGGTTGTCTACTTAGGTACACAACTTTCTCCATTTGGTATCACTATGTGTGTTTTCAGAAACCAAACAGGCAAACAGCTCCACAGTTTTCCGTTTTCCAATGTTGTTCTATGTCAACTAAATGACTACTAAAAATCACATTCGATGGAGAAATATATCAACACGACTATAAACGTGTAAAAACATATTTTTACTAACCATGAGCGATTTTTCTTCCCTAGGACTTAAAGGCTGATACTCAGTGTCGATAAGGACTGCACATAAACAAACATTAAGCTTAGACACATCTTAACCCCGGATAAGAAAAAGAAACTTTGAACTCGATTAAACAAAGAATTGTTATTAATCAATCGTTACTCACGTTCACCACGAGAATTAACAAAAGTATCCCTCTGTTTTGCCAATTCTTTCTGCAACATTAAAAAGGTTAAATTATCCAGCAGAACGTCTTAGAAGAATCAAGAGTCAATAACTGTATCAAacttcaaataaaataataacaattaagTAGAACAAACTAACTAGtacataattaaaaaattacatTTAAATGAGTCTCCTCTTTCCACATCATAATCCCCCTGCAGAACGATCTGGATGACGTGCCTGAAAAGCACAATAACGGATCAAGCAAGTAATCTATCAATAAATTAACCAAACATTGACTAAAAATCTAATCATTCAGTCATACACAAGACAACAAATGAAGATTAATTCAAACTAATCAAGTGAAAGAAAAAAGTATTATTAGGCACAAACCTATGAAAAGAATAATGATGAGAATAGTAATCAACCAGTAGGGAAAGACAACACTAAGAGCAACTCCTATGGTGATACCAAGCATAAGCATGGGTTGAAAAAGGAGTGCCAAATCATAGTCCAAAATTGGCACATCTTTTGATGGGTGTTGCACTCTCAGATTATACCAAACAGATGATGCTGATGCTGCCATAATCATACCTAACCACCAAAATTACCATCCAGAATTCCAAAAATTAGAACATGCAATAAAAAGAGAAGGACAAAATCGTTCTGTACGACATCAACTATGGCTTTGGTGCAGAGAGCATCACCTAACATAATAGTGAGTGCCGCCTCGTACACCCGCTTTGGTTGGTGCACCTCTCCGCACTAAAACTATAGTTGTGTCATAGAGGCCAATTTTACCGAGTGAGTCATCAGTCATGGTATCAAACAATAAAtatgcaactaaaaagaacataCAAAtatgcaactaaaaagaacatatatagCATAAAAATTGTACATTTGGAAAGAGCAGCAGCAGATTTGGTATCAAACCCAACAATTAATGTGAGCATTGGGACAAAaataccaccaccaccaaccccACCAACGGTTCCAAACGCTGATCCCAGAA contains:
- the LOC110797147 gene encoding sulfite exporter TauE/SafE family protein 4 is translated as MATKGLLLYILSTFSLALSSVIVLTRYQQQQFHQNHNLLSLNYALSNTQRVWPELEFGWRIVVASLIAFLGSAFGTVGGVGGGGIFVPMLTLIVGFDTKSAAALSKCMIMAASASSVWYNLRVQHPSKDVPILDYDLALLFQPMLMLGITIGVALSVVFPYWLITILIIILFIGTSSRSFCRGIMMWKEETHLNKELAKQRDTFVNSRGELLIDTEYQPLSPREEKSLMQIMCSNLKWKRLLLMVIVWVSFVLLQVLKNDVAACTTWYWVLNLIQFPVAFGVFGYEALKLYEEGKKRKIAGNTESVCEASIEFTPITLSFCALCGLLGGTVGGLLGSGGGFILGPLLLEIGVIPQVASATATFVMLFSSSLSVVEFYFLDRFPITFALYLMSVSLMAGFWGQYFVRKLVAFLRRASLIVFILSGVIFASALTMGVIGTEKSIQMINNHEFMGFLDFCSSQ